One Lujinxingia sediminis genomic window carries:
- a CDS encoding helix-turn-helix domain-containing protein, whose amino-acid sequence MARSAALTFEESVRQMTPVTAPREQRDRVAALLELLTHVDENLQEPATYQLVSPSGEVIDLPESVFLLLERIIEVLASGDAITVVPVGKELTTQQAANILNVSRQYLVRLLNDGRIPFRKIGTHRRVRMEDLLAYKRQRDRDRIASLDDLSQLSQDFDGYDEIPNEG is encoded by the coding sequence ATGGCTCGCAGCGCAGCGCTTACATTTGAAGAATCTGTTCGCCAGATGACGCCCGTCACCGCGCCGCGGGAGCAGCGCGACAGGGTTGCTGCGTTGCTGGAGCTCCTCACGCACGTCGATGAGAACCTACAGGAGCCGGCGACCTACCAGCTGGTCAGCCCCTCTGGCGAGGTCATTGACCTGCCTGAATCCGTATTCTTGCTGCTCGAGCGAATCATTGAGGTGCTCGCCAGCGGCGACGCCATCACGGTGGTCCCCGTCGGCAAGGAGCTTACGACGCAGCAAGCCGCCAACATTCTCAACGTGTCGCGGCAGTACCTGGTGCGCCTTCTCAACGATGGACGGATTCCCTTCCGCAAAATCGGTACCCACCGGCGAGTACGTATGGAGGATCTTCTGGCCTACAAACGCCAGCGTGATCGCGACCGGATCGCATCACTCGACGACCTCTCTCAGCTCAGCCAGGATTTTGATGGCTATGATGAGATCCCCAACGAGGGATAG